In Euphorbia lathyris chromosome 9, ddEupLath1.1, whole genome shotgun sequence, the following are encoded in one genomic region:
- the LOC136206565 gene encoding DUF724 domain-containing protein 7-like: MGKIARQSPKAIPNNDKDKNKNMKLQFLTVNSVVEVTSDEEGFKGAWYVAKILKPYVNRKPRFLIEYENLLSEKDSDQLLRETVDGSFIRPAPPPPAADEIYEVNDVVDAFHRDGWWKGVVSKVESRKHGRKLRRRYTVEFENPPEKLKFNGNVLRFHFDWIDGKWIQTPKKKVLLDGAHAEEQSAHVSLKAGSSTADNDDDEEKSSVKKSRKNPAGESSTFCATSASTNLKTPAPEPEETLPNSADILSPRQCFLTLMPITKCSTFDASRNLELAGSNSPKKGKCSGPNEQEAGSEDGITESSKKRKRELDAQVTGQQVPTAAGEETINVETFNPSAEVNGQVPEPVTQPFIRTSYMWKHIDSLEIFRILPQHPHFNFLADCNEETREGSAIGHMLTFASMAEKVTKLQIDDPMSRFDSYVEALAILEEIGFDAKVVADRLNELLALKKQHEQLKNQSKRYQTLLADCDGRKAKLEQEIAEIDRMTTSDLVMQRALKVSEMGMEDSNRGLVQFQVSSVKVAIFDVEHKFKVRSAAPWQRVI, from the exons ATGGGAAAAATAGCACGGCAAAGTCCGAAGGCGATACCGAACAATGACAAAGacaagaacaagaacatgaaATTGCAATTTCTAACAGTCAATTCAGTGGTGGAGGTGACCAGCGATGAGGAAGGGTTTAAAGGAGCCTGGTACGTTGCCAAAATCCTAAAACCGTATGTCAATCGGAAACCTAGATTCTTAATCGAGTATGAGAATTTACTTTCTGAGAAGGACTCGGATCAGCTGTTGAGAGAGACTGTCGACGGTTCTTTCATTCGGCCTGCTCCTCCGCCTCCTGCGGCTGATGAGATTTATGAGGTGAATGATGTCGTTGATGCGTTTCATCGGGACGGGTGGTGGAAAGGAGTGGTGAGTAAGGTTGAGTCACGGAAGCATGGGAGGAAGTTGAGGAGAAGGTATACTGTTGAGTTTGAAAATCCGCCTGAGAAATTGAAGTTTAATGGTAATGTTTTGAGGTTTCACTTTGACTGGATTGACGGAAAATGGATTCAAACCCCTAAAAAGAAG GTATTACTGGACGGAGCTCATGCTGAAGAACAATCAGCACATGTTTCCCTTAAGGCGGGTTCAAGCACAGCAGACAATGACGATGATGAGGAGAAATCTTCTGTTAAGAAGTCGAGGAAGAATCCAGCAGGGGAGTCAAGCACTTTCTGTGCAACATCAGCAAGTACGAACCTCAAGACGCCAGCACCTGAACCTGAGGAGACGCTTCCAAACTCTGCCGACATTTTATCTCCTCGTCAATGTTTCCTGACTTTGATGCCAATTACTAAATGCTCAACTTTTGATGCCAGCAGAAATCTGGAATTGGCTGGATCTAACAGTCCGAAGAAGGGAAAATGCTCT GGTCCTAATGAACAAGAAGCTGGATCGGAAGATGGAATCACAGAGTCCTCGAAGAAGAGGAAAAGAGAGCTGGACGCTCAAGTTACAGGCCAGCAGGTTCCTACTGCAG CTGGAGAAGAGACGATAAATGTCGAAACTTTCAACCCATCCGCTGAAGTAAACGGTCAAGTGCCCGAACCAGTGACCCAGCCTTTCATAAGGACCTCATACATGTGGAAGCACATTGATTCTCTCGAGATCTTCCGAATCCTACCACAGCACCCACATTTCAATTTCTTAGCTGATTGCAACGAGGAGACTcgtgaaggatcagctatcggTCATATGCTGACCTTTGCTTCCATGGCAGAGAAGGTAACCAAGTTACAGATAGACGATCCAATGAGTCGTTTTGACAGCTATGTGGAGGCTCTTGCAATTCTTGAAGAGATCGGATTCGATGCAAAGGTTGTGGCTGACCGTCTTAACGAGTTGCTGGCTCTCAAAAAACAGCACGAACAGCTCAAAAATCAATCGAAAAGATACCAGACTTTGCTTGCAGATTGTGATGGGAGAAAAGCGAAACTGGAACAAGAAATTGCTGAAATCGACAGGATGACGACGAGTGATTTAGTAATGCAACGAGCATTGAAAGTATCCGAGATGGGGATGGAAGATTCAAACAGGGGTCTTGTACAATTTCAGGTTTCTTCTGTAAAAGTTGCCATTTTCGATGTGGAGCATAAGTTTAAGGTTAGATCTGCAGCCCCGTGGCAGAGGGTTATCTAG
- the LOC136207444 gene encoding DUF724 domain-containing protein 7-like: protein MAAINDKKMEFLTKNSMVEVRINREMFRGAWYEAKVLESKPNPKQKIWVQYQSNPPITECVHIYFIRPLPPPTAADQTYELNDIVDAFRRNGWWKGVVSKVSVTEEEEKGKSRRRYTVVFENPSEQFDYFSANLRFHFVWSDGKWVRPPNQSCNHQEAGPETRIEDSSMKIERELDAQVAAAADQEEEEEQPTYPRTRSRTKKERMPAPVIEENCANVLSRDECRVPSMSMNLAEQATESAITKCSLFDMNRDGTTKSAKKRKRGMNAQGTVQQVPAAGAAEDNVQVETVPARNTNLPLFRKSSSLWNHIDSLEVFRILPQKPHFSFLSDINDEIREGTAFGHMLTFASVVDKVTKLQINDPVTVFHSYSEALAILEAIGFDVKVVVDRVNELLILKTRREKLKNKSKRYQSSVAECDEKKAKLGQEIRAIDKMMSELEEQRALKVSQMVKEDSSREFLQLEVSSIKEVMFDVEHKFKVKSAGPWRRVKFLNDII, encoded by the exons ATGGCGGCGATCAACGACAAAAAGATGGAATTTCTAACCAAAAATTCAATGGTGGAAGTGAGAATCAACAGAGAAATGTTTAGAGGAGCATGGTATGAAGCCAAAGTCCTTGAATCAAAACCAAACCCTAAGCAGAAAATTTGGGTTCAGTACCAGTCAAATCCCCCAATTACAGAGTGTGTCCACATTTACTTTATTAGGCCTCTTCCGCCGCCTACTGCGGCTGATCAGACTTATGAGCTGAATGACATCGTCGACGCCTTCCGCCGTAATGGGTGGTGGAAAGGAGTGGTGAGTAAAGTTTCAGTcacggaggaggaggagaaggggAAGTCTAGAAGAAGGTACACTGTTGTCTTTGAAAATCCATCTGAACAGTTCGATTATTTCTCTGCAAATTTGAGGTTTCACTTTGTTTGGAGTGATGGAAAATGGGTTCGTCCTCCTAATCAG AGCTGTAACCACCAAGAAGCCGGACCGGAAACAAGAATCGAGGATTCCTCAATGAAGATTGAAAGAGAACTGGACGCTCAAGTTGCAGCTGCAG CCGaccaggaagaagaagaagagcagCCGACTTATCCTCGTACAAGATCAAGAACTAAAAAAGAAAGGATGCCAGCACCTGTAATTGAGGAAAACTGTGCCAATGTTTTATCTCGTGATGAATGTCGCGTACCTTCGATGTCAATGAACTTAGCAGAACAAGCTACAGAGAGTGCAATAACGAAATGCTCACTGTTCGATATGAATAGAGATGGAACGACAAAGTCCGCGAAGAAGAGGAAAAGAGGAATGAATGCTCAAGGTACCGTACAGCAGGTTCCGGCAGCAGGAG CCGCGGAAGATAATGTGCAAGTAGAGACCGTACCAGCTCGGAACACAAATCTTCCACTTTTCAGAAAGAGCTCGTCTTTGTGGAATCACATTGATTCACTAGAAGTTTTTCGAATCCTACCGCAGAAACCACATTTTAGTTTCTTATCAGATATCAACGATGAGATTCGCGAAGGAACAGCTTTCGGACATATGCTTACTTTTGCTTCCGTGGTGGATAAGGTAACCAAGTTACAAATTAACGATCCAGTAACCGTTTTCCACAGCTATTCGGAAGCTCTTGCTATTCTTGAAGCGATTGGATTCGATGTTAAGGTAGTGGTAGATCGTGTTAACGAGTTGTTGATTCTCAAAACAAGGCGAGAAAAACTCAAGAATAAATCGAAAAGATATCAAAGTTCGGTTGCAGAATGTGATGAGAAAAAAGCGAAACTCGGACAAGAAATTAGAGCAATTGACAAGATGATGAGCGAGTTAGAAGAGCAACGAGCGTTGAAAGTTTCGCAGATGGTGAAGGAAGATTCGAGTCGGGAATTTCTACAACTCGAGGTCTCGTCTATTAAAGAGGTTATGTTTGATGTTGAGCATAAGTTTAAGGTTAAATCTGCAGGTCCTTGGCGGAGAGTTAAATTTCTCAATGACATCATttag